The sequence GGCAAGCACAGGAAGCGCATTGGCCGCGGAAGGTGAACTGTCCATCGGCACTGAGGGCGCGTATCCGCCATGGAGCATGTCCGACGCCAACGGCAACGTCACCGGTTTCGACGCGGATGTCGGCGCTTTGCTCTGCACCAAGCTTGAAATGAAGTGCCATTTCGTCGTGCAGGCTTTCGACGGCCTCATCCCGGCGCTGAAGGCCAAGCGCTTCGATGTTATCATCTCGGGGATGTCGATCACCGCCGACCGCAAGAAAGAGATCAATTTCAGCGTTGGCTACGCCGAACTCGCCAACATGTTCGTCGCCCCGAAGGGCTCGGATCTTGCAGGCGTCACCGACGTCGACACGCTGCTGAAATCCCTCGCGGGCAAGAAGGTCGGCGTGCAGGCCGGCACGACCCACGCCCACTTCCTCGAGAAGCGTGCGCCGGATGCCGATCTGAAGACCTACGACACTCTTGACCAGATGCAGATCGACCTGGCGAGCGGCCGGATCGACGCGGCCTTTGCCGATCAATCCGCACTGCAGGACTTCCTGGACAAGCCCGACGGCAAGAACTTCCAGCTGGTCGGCGTGCAGATCAAGAGCACCTTCGACCCGACGCTCGGCGAAGGCATCGGCGTCGGCATCGCGCAGGAAAACACCGAACTCAAGGCCAAGATCGACAAGGCGCTTTGCGCACTGATCGCCGATGGATCGGTCGGCAACGCCAGCAAGAAATGGTTCAAGACGGACATTTCCAGGCCCTGCAACTGACGCGCTTCAACGCGCGGCGTCGCATGCGCCGGATCGGCGCATGCGACTGCCTCGTTCACACTTGGGAATAGAGCAACACAGATGGAATTCGGTCTCTGGCAGGTTTGGGAAGCTGGTTGGGTGACGGCCATTCTGCGCGGCGCTGCCGTGACGATCGCGGTGGGCTTGTCCAGTATGGTCGCCGGGCTGCTGATTGGCGTTGTCTGTGGTCTGATCAAATGGGCCAGGATATTTCCGCTCTCGCTCCTGGTGGACGGATATACGTCCGTGGTGCGGGGCGTTCCCGAGCTGCTCGTCATCTACCTTCTGTTTTTCAGTTCGGTTGAATTCGTCACGAAGGTCATCACGGCTTTCGGCTACGCCGGGCTGGCGGAAAGCGGCTACGCGTTCGTCATCGCGGTCATCGCCATCGGCGCGATCTCGGGCGCCTATTCGACCGAGGTGATCCGGGGCGCATTGGCGTCGATCCCCAACGGACACATCGAGGCCGCGCGTGCCCTTGGCCTGTCAGGTGGCCGTATCTTCCGCCGCATCATCGCCCCGCAGATGCTACGCATAGCTGTTCCAGGCATAAACAATGTCTGGCAGACCACGATCAAGGACACGGCCCTGGTTTCCGTGGTCGGGCTTCAGGAACTGATGCGCATTTCCTACATCGGCGCGAACTCCACACGCCATCCGTTTATCTTTTATCTGATTGCGGCTGTCGTCTATCTGGTCATCACGCTTGTCAGCCAGGCCGGCTTCGATGGGATCGAACGCCTGCTGCGGCTGCGGGCGAGGAGGTAGGACCATGGAACTCATCCAGCTTGCGGTTCCGGTTCTCCTAAAAGGCCTGTGGGTCACGGCCGCCCTGACGCTGGTCTCGGTGCTCATAGGCTTCAATCTCGGCCTGGGACTGGCGCTGATGAGGCTGTCGTCAAACGCCTTCGCGGCCGGCTTTGCCAAGTATTACAGCAATGTCTTTCGCGGCACGCCGCTGCTGGTCCAGATATTCATCTTCTACTACGGCCTCGGCGAGGTCAGCCTGATCAGGGACAACGCCGTTCTGTGGTGGGTGATCAGCGATGGTTCGCGCTGCGCCGTGCTGGCGTTGGCGCTCAACACCGCAGCTTACACGTCCGAGATCCTGCGCGGAGGGCTGATGTCGGTCCCGGCCGGCCTGGTCGAAGCAGCCCAGGCTTGCGGCATGTCGCGGATACTGCGCTTTCGCCGTATCGAGTTCCCGCTTGCGATACGCCAGGCGCTGCCGGCCTATGGCAACGAGCTCATTCTCGTCGTCAAGGGGACAAGCCTAGCCTCCACGATCACCGTGCTGGAAATCACCGGCTATGCCAAGCGGCTTATGAGCCAGACCTTCGCGATCTTCGAGATTTTCGCAATTGCGGGGGTCCTGTACCTGGTCGTCAACCTGTTGCTGATCGCGATCATCCGCTCGATAGAGCGGTACCTCATGAGGCACGAAGCACAGGCCCGCCAGGCCATTTCCACGCCGCGCATCGACGGATCGGCAGTGATTTAGAGAACGACCCGTAACCCACCATGGCGATTGATTTGCGATGGACAAATGCCCTGGTTGGAGTGGCGAGGGTACTTTTCGAGACGGCCTGAGCGCGCCGTGGAACGCTGCGAGGGCGCCAAAATCGTCAGGATGTGAACACACCGCCCGTGACGTTGATGCCTTGACCTGTCATGAACCGCGCTGCGTCCGAAGCCAGAAATACAACCACCCTGGCGACGTCGTCCGGTTCTTCCAGGCGCCCTAACGGGGTCTGGGCGACGTAGCTGTCGGTAACCTCTTGGGGTGTCATCCCTCGCAGCTTTGCTTCCCAGATCACTTCGCGCTCCTGCATGGCGGTGCGTACAAATCCGGGGCACACGGCATTGACGCGAATGCCTTTGGGCGCGAGCTCTCGTGCCAGCGCCTGCGTCCAGCCCAGAACCGCGAATTTGGACGCGGAGTAGTGGGCGAGAAGCGGAGCGCCAACCTTGGCGGCAAGTGAGGCCGTGTTGACGATCACGCCCGAGCCTTGCGCGACAAATTGCCGGGCCGCGATCTGATTGGTCAGAAAGACGCCTCGCGTGTTGACGGCAAAGTTGAAGTCCCATTCTTCGTCGGTGAGTTCGAGCGCCGGCGTTCGGTATCTACTGGCATGTAGCGTTTGACGCCAACGCCGCGTCCAACGGACCTCCGGCATACTACCGGCCGAATCTTTCAGAATCCCGTCAGGGCCGGTGAGGCTCGTGACGCTACTTTCCTACTCGGTTGTAGTGCTTTTCTTTCTGCGCCGATTGGTGTGCGATTGCGCGACGGCCATTCTTAATTCGGGTGTGATCTCCAAAGGCGCATTCTCTGCCTCGTGTGGGTTCTGCAGCCCCTGGACGTGGACGGTGGGGAACGGGAGTTCGATGCCCTGCTCCTTGAAGGCTTGGCGGAGGCGTAGGAAGAATCTGCCTTTCATGCTGAAGGCACCTCCCGGTCTGGTTGTGACCTTGACCCTCAATACGATGCCGTACTCGCCGAACTCCTGTACGCCCTGCATCTTGATCGGTTCGATCACCCAGTGTTTGAATTCTGGATCTTCCGCCAGTTCGAGGCCTATCCGCTTGATCAGCTTGCGCGCGAGCTCGATATCGGTGTCATAGCCGACGGTGACGTTGAACTTGTCGGTGACCCAGTCGCGGCTCTGGTTCTGCACCGCCCCGAGTTCGCCGAAAGGTATTGTGAACAACGGGCCACGATGGTGGCGCAGCTTCACCGAGCGCAGCGAAAAGCTCTCCACCGTACCCCTGTAGCTGCCCGATGAGATATATTCGCCGACACGAAAAGCATCGTCGAGCAGATAAAACACGCCTGAGATCACATCCTTGACGATGGTTTGTGCGCCAAAACCCACAGCGACGCCGACGACGCCAGCGCCGGCGATCAGCGGGCCGATCTGGATTCCAATCGAGGCGAGCATCATCAGCACCGCCATCACGATGATCACCGCGAGCAGAATGTTCTGGATGATCGGCAACAGCGTGTGCAGCCGCGCCTGATGCGGATCGAGGGTCAGGATGTCCTCATCGCCGATCACCGCATGCGGTGTGTGGATGCCCAGCTTTCGTTCGATCAAAGCTTTGATGATCGACCAGCCGAAATCGGCTGCAAGCGCAATGACCACGACATTGATCAAGCCGCTCAATATGAGCATGGTCGTCGTATCGCTCTCCCGCATGGATTGCATGTCCAGACCCCAGACACGCGCGAGAAAGTAAGCCGCCGCCAGGATCAAGATCATCCTGATACCGCGATCGATGACAGCGATCGTCACCGCCGGGATCGTCGGCCGGCCAGCATCTTCCGAACCCGGCCGCAGGACGAAATTAACCCCACGCTGCGTCAGCACGATTGCCAAGGGCAGGACGAATGCGGCGAAGGTGAACCAGAACCATGTATACAGGCCGGCGATGCGTTCCAGGAACAGAACGACGAAATAAGCGGTCAATAACCAGGTCACGCCCGCATGACCGCTACCGTGCGCACCATCCGCCGCCCTTCTTGGTCGCCGCCAAACGGCAAGCAGCCACAGAAACAGCATCACGAAATCGGCGCCCAGAGACAGGACCATCATTCCGTCCCGATCGATGCCGAGACCGGGCAAGAGGTTAAAGGCGGCGGCGAAGAAGGCGAAGACGCCGACGATCCGGGGTAGCCAATAGAACCAATGGTCAGCCGTTTCGTTGGTGATCGGCAAGGCGCGAACCTCGACGGCGTTCTCGACCTTCATGAAGGAAGGGACGAGCAGGGCTAAAACGTAAGTGCGCACGCCCCATGTGAAGACTGCAGCCATCAGAAATGTCAGCACAATCTCGCGGATCAGCATTGGCCAGTCGAACAGCATGAACGCGCCGGCGCTGCCCAGTGCGAACGAGACGATCAGCATGCTGGAATAAAGCAGGCGGCCACCAATCTTCTTGGCTCGCCCAATGGGCGTATCCTTCGATTGCGCGATGATCCAAAGACGAAATGGGCGGGTGAGCTTGTATGTCGCCCAAGTCAGTGCCAGGCCGGCCGCGATGAATATCGCAATCAGCACCAATACGCCGGCAGGCCCTTTGCTGGACATATCCTCCATGGTCTGTGCCCGAACGCGCGCGAACTGGCCTGGCAGCAGGGGCAAAGTGCGCACGATTCTTTCGATATGATGCTTGATCCGGTCGAGCGTCGAGGATGCCATCGTATTCATCTGGGCTGGTGCGGCCTCGGCGCCGGACGATGCGTCGGCCGGTGAAGCGCCTGCCGCGGCAGGCGCTGCCGTTGACCCGGCGTCCTGTTTTCGTTGTTCGGCCACCCAGGCCTTCACTGACGGATCGTCGAGAAGCTCGAACAGCTGTTTGACCCTCTCAGGCGGGACGGTCGCCGGTGACTGCGCCTGTGTCGGACCAGCCAACAGGAGGGCGATCCCAAAGACGAGCGGCCTGGCGATCAGGACAAACATCGCCGTCAGATCTACGAGACGCCATGCCGGGCGCGCCAGGTTCCTGGCTCCCAATCGTCGAATCATGAGTGGCATCGTGCTGTAACCTTCCGGCCAAATCGGCGAGCGACGACATCTATGCCCGCCGTTGCTCCTACCTTGAAGAAGCCGATGTTGTGGTGCAAGACGTCATCGGCTCGGGCTAGACCGTTGCGCCGGATACTTGGCGGTGTCTACTAGCCGCAGGGGCAGGGCATTTCGGTCTCGGTCCGGGTCTCCGGGCGTTCCATGAACCGGGCTCGGTGATTCCGGGCGCAGAACGCCGGCACCAGGATCCCAGGCCCATACTAGCGAGCGTGGGCGCTTGCCATTCAGCCCTGTCACCAAGTCTTTTGCCTGTCTCTAATTCGCCCCGACCTTGACAGAGCAGTGCTGCCAGCCGATGCCGTCATCCGTCTTTGACATTCGCCGACTCTTGCCGAAGAAAACGAAAGCTCGATGGCCAAGGATAATGCGAACGGCGGTAGCGCTTCCGAAGCCCTTGCGTGGACCGCGTTGTGGAATGCCGCGTCGGGTTGCGGCAGCGGCTCGCGCCCGATCAACCCGCAGTCCCTGCGCGCGCTGCCGGCAGGGCGGAAAGGGGTGCGCAAGGCCGCCAAGGTGATCTTCGATGGCCTTATGGTCGGAAGCCAGTCGGCGCCAGCGCAATTGGCTGCCAGGTGGGACAGGTTCGGCGGGGCCATCACCGAGTTGATCGTCGAACTCGGCAAGATCTGGGGCGATCTCGCAGCGGGTCGCCGCGTCCAGTATCAGCTTGAGCAAATGCTTCTCGACTCCGACGACCTTGCCGAGCCGCGCAGACTAGCACTGACACTCGGAATTCGCGTCGACGCTCGAAATCCGACCTCGACCGAACTTCCGGAAGGGGTAGATCAGATCTACGCCTGGCTGATGATGGACGGCCAGACAGAGGCCCGCGTGCAGTTCGGCGCACTCGGGACTGTCACAAGGCGTCATTGGCTTGAATTGACCCCGGATTTCGTGCCCCCTGAGCGGCTTGAACACCGGTCTGATCGGGACAGCCACTTCGCCAAACTCGCGCGATTGGCCGCACAAGCGCAGGAGCTGGTCCGGTCGAGTGCCGAGCCTATAGAGCCTCTTCCCGCGCGGCGCCGGACACTGGCCGCGGATGCGCACGACAAGGATCGCACGTCGTTCTGGGATCGCCATTTCGCGACCGAGGATCCCTGGAAGTACGGTTCTCCCTATGAGCAGGAAAAATATGAGCGGCAGCTCGAAATTCTGCCTGCTGGTGCCATCGGACGGGCGCTTGAGCTGGCCTGCGCGGAGGGCCACTTCACGCGGCAGCTGGCGCCGCGAGTGGGCCATTTGACCGCAACTGACATCTCGGCCGTAGCCATCGGGCGGGCGCGGGCGCGATGCGGCGATCAGCCGAATGTCGAGTTCGGCGTACTGGATTTCTCTGCCGATACGCTGCCTGGCGAGATGGATCTGATCGTCTGTTCGGAAGTGCTGTACTACCTGGATGATCTCGCCGAGTTGCGGCGCGTCGCTAAAAAACTCGCCGAGGCGTTGGCGCCTGGCGGCAGTTTCATCAGCGCGCATGCATTCGTGCTGCGTGACAATGTTGAAAGGACGGGCTTCGACTGGAACACATTCGGTGCACAAGCGATCTCAGAGGCACTGGCAGCGACCGACGGCCTCGTCCTCGAGCAATCGATCCAGACCGAGCTTTATCGCATAGACCGCTTCCGCCGCCTGTCACCAGACGAGGTGGCGGCGGAACCGAGGATTGATCATGTGCCGATCCGCGCGCCCATCGAAATCGGGGTCGCGCGAAAAATCGTCTGGGGCGGGGCGCGGGCCTTGCGCCGCGACGTCGCCCGCAGCGAGCGGCGGCAGCGTGTTCCTGTCCTCATGTATCACAGCATCGCCGATGATGGTCCGGCCGCGCTCGCCCGTTTTCGGTGTACGCCCGCCCTATTCGGCAGCCAGATGGCATGGCTGCGCGCCAATGGCTTTCACGCGATTGCGTCCGAGCAGCTGGAATGGTCCATCGCCAACCGTGAGCCTTTCGCTGGCCGCCCGGTGCTCATCACCTTCGATGACGGCTTCCAGAACTTTGCCGACCATGCCTGGCCGATCTTGCGCGCCAACGACCTGACCGCGGAGGTGTTCCTGGTGACGGACCTGGTGGGTGAAAGTGCACGGTGGGACGCCCACAGCGGTCCGCCGACGCCGCTTATGGACGCCGGGACGGTGCGACGCCTCGCTGGCGAGGGTGCCTTCTTCGGAAGCCATATGGCGACGCATCGCGCGATCGATGGTCTGTCGAGCTCTGACCTGGCCGCCGAGCTCCTGCGCTCCCGTATGTTCATCGAACGGTGGACTGGCCGGCCGACCACGGCGTTCGCGGCACCCTTCTCTGTCACCGACCGACGGCTTGGCCGGCTGGCCAGGGAGTGCGGCTACCGGATCGGCTTCGGCGGCAGACACGGGCCGGCGGGCCTCGATGGCGATCCCATCGACCTTCCACGCATCGAGATCCGCGGGGATCGCTCGCTCGATGACTTTGTTGCCATTGTCGAGGCCGTGCTCGATGAACGGTGAACTTGTCTACTGGGCGACTTGCGACACGGCCGACATCAGCTCCCGTGGGTTTGGCGCCCCAAACATGTATCGCCCGCCCTCCGGAACCTCCGTGAAGCTCCAGCGCACGATCCCCTGCCGGTCCAGCAGGAACTGACCGACCAGTTGTCCGTGTCCCGTTGCCATCATCTGCTCGTCGGCTTCGGTCACTTCGTAGGGGTCCTTCTTCTCTAGGAACTCGCCGGCCGCAAAAGGATCCATTGGGCCGGGCAGCACGCCTGGTATGTCGACCCGCAAGCCCTTTGCCGCTGCCATCGCGACCTTGTACGGCCAGTTCGTCTCGTTTTCGGTGAATTCGAGATTGGGCAGTCCAAAAGCACGATGTGAAGCGCGTTCGGGGTCGGAAGCCGCAAGCAGATTCGGCATTGGGTGGTAGCGGAAATAGAGACGCGCCCGCTCGATCGGCGTGTTGACCACCGTCAGGCTCTCCACACCCTTTTCGCGCAGCTCCGGATCAAGCCGCGCTTGGGCGGCTATATGGCGCCGGCAAAACGCGCAATGCAGACCTCGAAACAGGCCGACCAGCACTGGCTTTTGTCCACGAAAGTCGTCAAGGGCGATCTTGCCTTCCTGGGTAATGGCGTCGAGTACCACGTTCGGCGCGCGGTCACCCGGTTGAAGCGGTACCAAGTCACTAGGCGCGGACATTTCAACCTCCAATCCCGGCTAGTCGAGAAAAGGCAGCACCACGAGCGATTCCGGGTCGAGCCCGTGCTGGGCGCATATATCCTGCGCCAGGGAAAAGTAGCGTTCGGCCTCGGCCAGGTTGTCGAGGTCGAGATTAAGCGTTGCCAGGCCATCATAGCATGGAAACAGCAGTTGGGGTTCGCCCGTTTCGCGGGCCACGTCCAGCGCGTCGTGGAACAACCCAACCGCCAGTTCCGGACGGCCGTTGCATTGGTGGATCTGCCCCAGCACGATCAACGGCACCGGCAGGTGCTCGCGCTGGTCGAGTGCCCGGTCGATCTCGATGGCCTTCTCTGCGGCAGGCACGCCCTCTGTCGGACAGCGATCCGTGAAGGTACAGCAGGCGACCGCCAGATTGGCCAGCAGGCGCGCCTGGAAGCCCAAATCACCGATACGGCGCGCCACGTCGAGACCGCGCCGACAGACTTCGATCGCCCGTGCCGGATCGATGGTCGTATAAAGCACGCCGAGATTGGTGTAGCCACGGCAGGCCGCGCCCAGCAGACCGGCGGCTTCGGCCAATTCGATGCTGCGCTCAACCTGACGCACGGCCTCATGGTTTCGCCCAAGGCGAGCCAGCGCGACAGCCTTGGTATTGAGTGCCTCCGCGGTCACGAGAGTGGCATCTCGCCCCACCTCGGAGACATGCTCCGTTGTCAGGCTGCCTACGCAATCCAGCGCCGCGTCCGCCCATTTTGCCGCGAGAGCATGATCTCCGCTGCGGAAGGCCTGCCGGCCACGCTCTTGCCAGAGATACGCCTGCTCGACCGGGGCATCCGCTCCCTCGAGGAGCGCTGCCGCTTCGGCGTAGCGGGATTCTGCGTTGTCCCGCTTACCGACGTCCCAGAGCAGCCGGCCAATCTTGCGCAAAACGCGCGCCGAGGCGACATGATCGGCTGACTCGCGGTATGCCTGCAGCACCGTCTCGTAGTGCTGGTGCGCGATTTCGCGGCGGCCTGCCGGGCCGCTCAAATCGGCAATGCGCTCTGCAATTGCCAGTTTGAGCGGTGTTTGCCCGATCGCGCCCAAGGCAGTCAGTGCTCGCTCGTAGAGACGAAGGGCGTCGTCATTGGCGTATATCATGCGAGCGCGATCGCCCGCCGCCTGGAGGTGATGCGCGCCTCTCTCCCGCTCAGCACTCAGTGCGAAATGATGACCGAGCACGGTCAAATCCTCGAGCCGTTCCGGCTTGTCGCCGTACAGTTGCTCCAA is a genomic window of Mesorhizobium huakuii containing:
- a CDS encoding redoxin domain-containing protein, producing MSAPSDLVPLQPGDRAPNVVLDAITQEGKIALDDFRGQKPVLVGLFRGLHCAFCRRHIAAQARLDPELREKGVESLTVVNTPIERARLYFRYHPMPNLLAASDPERASHRAFGLPNLEFTENETNWPYKVAMAAAKGLRVDIPGVLPGPMDPFAAGEFLEKKDPYEVTEADEQMMATGHGQLVGQFLLDRQGIVRWSFTEVPEGGRYMFGAPNPRELMSAVSQVAQ
- a CDS encoding ABC transporter permease translates to MELIQLAVPVLLKGLWVTAALTLVSVLIGFNLGLGLALMRLSSNAFAAGFAKYYSNVFRGTPLLVQIFIFYYGLGEVSLIRDNAVLWWVISDGSRCAVLALALNTAAYTSEILRGGLMSVPAGLVEAAQACGMSRILRFRRIEFPLAIRQALPAYGNELILVVKGTSLASTITVLEITGYAKRLMSQTFAIFEIFAIAGVLYLVVNLLLIAIIRSIERYLMRHEAQARQAISTPRIDGSAVI
- a CDS encoding ABC transporter permease, which translates into the protein MEFGLWQVWEAGWVTAILRGAAVTIAVGLSSMVAGLLIGVVCGLIKWARIFPLSLLVDGYTSVVRGVPELLVIYLLFFSSVEFVTKVITAFGYAGLAESGYAFVIAVIAIGAISGAYSTEVIRGALASIPNGHIEAARALGLSGGRIFRRIIAPQMLRIAVPGINNVWQTTIKDTALVSVVGLQELMRISYIGANSTRHPFIFYLIAAVVYLVITLVSQAGFDGIERLLRLRARR
- a CDS encoding mechanosensitive ion channel family protein, which translates into the protein MPLMIRRLGARNLARPAWRLVDLTAMFVLIARPLVFGIALLLAGPTQAQSPATVPPERVKQLFELLDDPSVKAWVAEQRKQDAGSTAAPAAAGASPADASSGAEAAPAQMNTMASSTLDRIKHHIERIVRTLPLLPGQFARVRAQTMEDMSSKGPAGVLVLIAIFIAAGLALTWATYKLTRPFRLWIIAQSKDTPIGRAKKIGGRLLYSSMLIVSFALGSAGAFMLFDWPMLIREIVLTFLMAAVFTWGVRTYVLALLVPSFMKVENAVEVRALPITNETADHWFYWLPRIVGVFAFFAAAFNLLPGLGIDRDGMMVLSLGADFVMLFLWLLAVWRRPRRAADGAHGSGHAGVTWLLTAYFVVLFLERIAGLYTWFWFTFAAFVLPLAIVLTQRGVNFVLRPGSEDAGRPTIPAVTIAVIDRGIRMILILAAAYFLARVWGLDMQSMRESDTTTMLILSGLINVVVIALAADFGWSIIKALIERKLGIHTPHAVIGDEDILTLDPHQARLHTLLPIIQNILLAVIIVMAVLMMLASIGIQIGPLIAGAGVVGVAVGFGAQTIVKDVISGVFYLLDDAFRVGEYISSGSYRGTVESFSLRSVKLRHHRGPLFTIPFGELGAVQNQSRDWVTDKFNVTVGYDTDIELARKLIKRIGLELAEDPEFKHWVIEPIKMQGVQEFGEYGIVLRVKVTTRPGGAFSMKGRFFLRLRQAFKEQGIELPFPTVHVQGLQNPHEAENAPLEITPELRMAVAQSHTNRRRKKSTTTE
- a CDS encoding SAM-dependent methyltransferase, producing the protein MAKDNANGGSASEALAWTALWNAASGCGSGSRPINPQSLRALPAGRKGVRKAAKVIFDGLMVGSQSAPAQLAARWDRFGGAITELIVELGKIWGDLAAGRRVQYQLEQMLLDSDDLAEPRRLALTLGIRVDARNPTSTELPEGVDQIYAWLMMDGQTEARVQFGALGTVTRRHWLELTPDFVPPERLEHRSDRDSHFAKLARLAAQAQELVRSSAEPIEPLPARRRTLAADAHDKDRTSFWDRHFATEDPWKYGSPYEQEKYERQLEILPAGAIGRALELACAEGHFTRQLAPRVGHLTATDISAVAIGRARARCGDQPNVEFGVLDFSADTLPGEMDLIVCSEVLYYLDDLAELRRVAKKLAEALAPGGSFISAHAFVLRDNVERTGFDWNTFGAQAISEALAATDGLVLEQSIQTELYRIDRFRRLSPDEVAAEPRIDHVPIRAPIEIGVARKIVWGGARALRRDVARSERRQRVPVLMYHSIADDGPAALARFRCTPALFGSQMAWLRANGFHAIASEQLEWSIANREPFAGRPVLITFDDGFQNFADHAWPILRANDLTAEVFLVTDLVGESARWDAHSGPPTPLMDAGTVRRLAGEGAFFGSHMATHRAIDGLSSSDLAAELLRSRMFIERWTGRPTTAFAAPFSVTDRRLGRLARECGYRIGFGGRHGPAGLDGDPIDLPRIEIRGDRSLDDFVAIVEAVLDER
- a CDS encoding transporter substrate-binding domain-containing protein, with the translated sequence MKLKVLSLLACLAASTGSALAAEGELSIGTEGAYPPWSMSDANGNVTGFDADVGALLCTKLEMKCHFVVQAFDGLIPALKAKRFDVIISGMSITADRKKEINFSVGYAELANMFVAPKGSDLAGVTDVDTLLKSLAGKKVGVQAGTTHAHFLEKRAPDADLKTYDTLDQMQIDLASGRIDAAFADQSALQDFLDKPDGKNFQLVGVQIKSTFDPTLGEGIGVGIAQENTELKAKIDKALCALIADGSVGNASKKWFKTDISRPCN